A region from the Corynebacterium halotolerans YIM 70093 = DSM 44683 genome encodes:
- a CDS encoding 30S ribosomal protein bS22, which produces MGSVIKKRRKRMSKKKHRKMLRRTRVQRRKLGK; this is translated from the coding sequence ATGGGTTCTGTCATCAAGAAGCGCCGCAAGCGTATGTCCAAGAAGAAGCACCGCAAGATGCTGCGCCGCACCCGCGTTCAGCGTCGTAAGCTCGGCAAGTAA
- a CDS encoding helix-turn-helix domain-containing protein: protein MANEDKGTFLTVAEVADIMRVSKMTVYRLVHAGELPAVRVGRSFRVHEKAVSDYLDSSYFEAG from the coding sequence ATGGCTAATGAAGATAAGGGAACCTTCCTGACGGTCGCAGAGGTCGCCGACATCATGCGCGTGTCGAAGATGACCGTTTACCGGCTCGTCCATGCCGGTGAGCTGCCGGCGGTGCGTGTGGGCAGGTCCTTCCGTGTCCATGAGAAGGCGGTCAGCGATTACCTGGACTCCTCGTACTTCGAGGCCGGATAG
- the proC gene encoding pyrroline-5-carboxylate reductase, with the protein MTTIAVLGGGKIGEALISGLIAAGTAPQSINVTNRRAERGQELRETYGIHDLTDNRQAVEGADVVFLCVKPKGIPALLTEIADTIDGNDVSTVVVSMAAGIPLAAMEDALVAGTPVVRVMPNTPMLVGKGMNAVAPGRFVNEEQLDVVARLLGSVGDVVNVAESDLDAVTAMSGSSPAYFFLVAEALIDAGVSLGLTRDVAQKLVTSSAAGAGAMLAESGIDPTTLRANVSSPAGTTVAALRELEESGIRGAFFRAAEACATRSAELGAPATPEK; encoded by the coding sequence TGATCTCGGGCCTCATCGCCGCGGGCACCGCTCCGCAATCCATCAACGTGACCAACCGGCGCGCCGAACGCGGCCAGGAGCTGCGCGAGACCTACGGAATTCACGACCTCACGGACAACCGGCAGGCGGTCGAGGGGGCCGACGTCGTGTTCCTCTGCGTCAAACCGAAGGGCATTCCCGCCCTGTTGACGGAGATCGCCGACACCATCGACGGTAATGACGTCTCCACGGTCGTGGTGTCCATGGCCGCGGGAATTCCCCTGGCGGCGATGGAGGACGCCCTGGTCGCCGGCACTCCGGTCGTACGCGTCATGCCCAACACCCCGATGCTCGTCGGCAAGGGCATGAACGCGGTGGCACCGGGACGGTTCGTCAATGAGGAACAGCTCGACGTCGTCGCGCGACTGCTGGGCAGCGTCGGCGACGTTGTCAACGTGGCGGAATCCGACCTTGACGCGGTCACCGCGATGTCGGGCTCCTCGCCGGCCTACTTCTTCCTCGTCGCTGAGGCGCTGATCGACGCCGGAGTCTCCCTCGGCCTCACCCGCGATGTCGCGCAGAAGCTGGTCACGAGCTCCGCGGCGGGCGCGGGTGCGATGCTCGCCGAGTCCGGGATCGACCCGACCACGCTGCGCGCGAACGTCTCATCCCCGGCGGGGACGACGGTGGCGGCCCTGCGGGAGCTGGAGGAGTCCGGTATCCGTGGTGCCTTCTTCCGCGCCGCCGAGGCCTGCGCCACCCGCTCCGCTGAGCTGGGTGCCCCCGCCACCCCGGAGAAGTAG
- a CDS encoding glutaredoxin family protein, producing MESGSRHTVELMVRTTCGSCARVAEQITPVVEAAGCSLEVRNVDHDPELAVEYGDRVPVVVIDDEEFACWEVDDDELADELSR from the coding sequence ATGGAGTCCGGATCCCGGCACACGGTAGAACTGATGGTGCGCACCACCTGCGGGTCCTGCGCGCGGGTGGCCGAGCAGATCACCCCGGTCGTCGAGGCGGCCGGGTGCTCGCTCGAGGTCCGCAACGTCGACCATGATCCCGAGCTGGCGGTGGAGTACGGTGACCGGGTCCCGGTCGTCGTCATCGATGACGAGGAGTTCGCCTGCTGGGAGGTCGACGATGACGAGCTGGCGGACGAGCTCTCCCGGTAG
- a CDS encoding HAD-IB family hydrolase, protein MNTAVNPEQPSFPGSPQEFLASWSATRGNLRRFVEDRALPPIDEHTQRTAGEAAAAAAVQETFGIELDAFSSGVESVSGSIEAAGGFRISTPDPDIPEDVGAAAFFDVDNTLIQGSSLIVFAMGLARRRYFRLSEILPIAWKQLKFRFTGSENATDVAEGRTQALEFIQGRTVAELVELCEEIVDSHMVGKAWPGTRELAQMHLQAGHQVWLVTATPVQLAQILARRFGFTGALGTVAEVDEEGRFTGRLVGDILHGPGKKHAVAALSAIEQLDMSRCTAYSDSINDIPMLSMVGTAVAINPDKKLRREAALRGWAIRDYRSIRRAVRTWGVPALATAAFSVCGWRLFRRSPGATPGPQPHQAA, encoded by the coding sequence ATGAACACCGCCGTGAACCCCGAGCAGCCCTCGTTCCCCGGTTCCCCGCAGGAGTTCCTGGCCAGCTGGAGCGCCACCCGGGGCAACCTCCGGCGATTCGTCGAGGACCGCGCCCTGCCCCCCATCGACGAGCACACGCAGCGCACCGCCGGTGAGGCCGCGGCCGCCGCCGCCGTGCAGGAGACCTTCGGCATCGAGCTGGACGCATTCTCCTCGGGCGTGGAGTCCGTCTCCGGGTCGATCGAGGCGGCCGGCGGATTCCGGATCTCCACCCCGGATCCGGACATTCCGGAGGATGTCGGCGCCGCCGCGTTCTTCGACGTGGACAACACCCTCATCCAGGGGTCCTCGCTGATCGTCTTCGCCATGGGACTGGCCCGCAGACGCTACTTCCGGCTCTCCGAGATCCTTCCGATCGCCTGGAAGCAGCTCAAGTTCCGTTTCACCGGCTCCGAGAACGCCACGGACGTGGCGGAGGGCCGCACCCAGGCGCTTGAGTTCATTCAGGGACGCACCGTCGCGGAGCTGGTCGAATTGTGCGAGGAGATCGTCGACTCGCACATGGTGGGCAAGGCGTGGCCGGGCACCCGGGAGCTGGCCCAGATGCACCTGCAGGCCGGCCACCAGGTGTGGCTGGTCACCGCCACCCCGGTGCAGCTGGCCCAGATCCTCGCCCGCCGCTTCGGCTTCACGGGCGCGCTCGGCACCGTCGCCGAGGTCGACGAGGAGGGGCGCTTCACCGGCCGGCTGGTCGGCGACATCCTCCACGGCCCGGGCAAGAAGCACGCCGTGGCCGCGCTCTCCGCGATTGAGCAGCTGGACATGTCGCGCTGCACCGCCTACTCCGACTCCATCAACGACATTCCCATGCTGTCGATGGTGGGCACCGCCGTGGCCATCAACCCCGACAAGAAGCTGCGCAGGGAGGCCGCCCTGCGCGGGTGGGCGATCCGCGACTACCGCAGCATCCGCCGCGCCGTGCGCACCTGGGGGGTGCCGGCACTGGCCACCGCGGCCTTCTCCGTCTGCGGCTGGCGCCTCTTCCGCCGCAGTCCCGGCGCCACCCCCGGTCCACAGCCGCACCAGGCGGCGTGA